A stretch of DNA from Micromonospora sp. NBC_01813:
GAACTGCTCGACTCGGTCACCTATCCGAAGCCGCTCGCCGAGCTGCTCGAGATGGCCTACGAGACGTACCGGCGGGGGCATCCCTGGGTGGCCGACCACGAGCTGGCGCCGAAGTCGGTGGTCCGCGACATGTACGAACGCGCGATGACGTTCACCGAGTACGTCAGCTTCTACGGGCTGTCCCGGTCCGAGGGTCTGGTGCTGCGCTACCTGGCCGACGCGTACAAGGCGCTGGGTCAGACGGTGCCCGACGACGCCAAGACCGAGGATCTGATCGACCTCATCGAGTGGCTGGGTGAGCTGGTCCGCCAGGTCGACTCCAGCCTGATCGACGAGTGGGAGCGGCTGCGCAACCCGGCCGATCCGGATGCCCCGGTGGTGGCCGACGACCGGCCGCCGGCGGTCACCGGCAACCTGCGGGCGTTCCGGGTGCTGGTCCGCAACGCCATGTTCCGGCGGGTGGAGCTGGCCGCGCTGCGCCGGCACGCCGAGCTGGGTGAGCTGGACGCCGGGTCGGGGTGGGACGCCGACGCCTGGGCCGACGCCCTGGACGAGTACTTCGCCGAGCACGACGACATCGGCACCGGCCCGGACGCGCGTGGGCCGGCGCTACTGATGATCACCCAGGAGCGGGAGCGTTGGCTGGTGCGGCAGACGTTTGCCGACCCGGCCGCCGATCACGACTGGGGCATCAGCGCCGAGGTCGATCTCGCCGCCTCCGACGAGGCCGGCGCCGCCGTTCTGCGGGTCACCGACGTCGGCCAGCTCTAGGAATCTCCCCAAGATTGAAACCTGCTCGGCGTCGCGGACGTCCTGTCTGGGTGAGTGTGCGCTGATCCGCACACCACTGAGGCAAAAGTAGCGATCGGAGCAACATGACCCCTGTCGACGACTCGCTGGCGAGTACCGGGACCGGACACCGCCAGACCGCTGGCAGGTGGCGCACCCGCAGCCGCCTCACCGCGCTCTTCACCACCATGTTCGTGGTCGCGTCCATGCTGGTGGTGCAGGGCCCCGCCCAGGCCGACTACGTCGGAACGAACTACCTGAGGAACTGGGCGACGGGGCGCTGCCTGGAGACCAACCAGTCCGGCCAGGTCTACACGAATCCCTGCACGCTGCCGGTCGGCAGCAACCCGAACCAGTCGTGGACGCCACGCCGGGTCGGCCATGACGGGTACGACATCGTCATCCTCACCAACGTGGCGACCGACCGGTGCCTGCTGAACGTGGACATCGTCGTCGCGCACTACGGGTGCGAGAACGTGAATCTGCCCAACTTCGCCTGGGGGGTCAAGGCCGACCCGTGGTATCAGATGGTCCTGGAGAACGAGGCCGGCAACTGCCTCGATTCCAACCACGCCGGCCAGGCCTACCTGCACGCCTGCAACTGGGGCGGCCACCAGAAGTGGCGGTTCGGCTACTAACATCCGTCAGCCCGGCTGCGGACGGCGCTGAGCACCGGGGCGGCACCCGGTGCTCAGCCCAGCGGGGAGTCCGGATCGGTGCCGTCCGGCTCCGGCAGGCGGCCGTCCGGCCACAGCCCGGCGTATTCCAGGACTGAGCGAATCCGCCGCGCCCGGACCGGATCCCAACGGTCCAGAATCGCGATCGACTTCGTGAAAGATTCACACATCGACACCGCGCCGCAGACCCGGCATTCGCCAGTCAGATCCGGTAGATGCGTGGTGACGATCTCCCGCGCCCGGCGCACCACCGCTTCCCCCGGGATCCGTCTCGCCAGTGGCGGACGGTTCGGGGTCGGCTCGACCTGACGGCTAACCGCCGGGGTCCCGATCGAGGTGTAGCGGGCCAGTCTCGGCGTACCGCCGATCCCGTCGTTTCTGATCATCACGTCCTCCTTGGATGGCGCACCGGCCTCCCCGTCTTCCACCCTGGACTGTGGAACACCACCAGCGGAAGATGGTCGGCGACCCGGTATAGCCAAACGGTGATGCATCCAAGATCGGGCCATCAACAGCGGCAAATTGAGGGATGTGAAGGTATTGTGAGCGGAAGCGAATATCTGGTAGGGGAACTGCGGCGACTCCGCGAGATGATCGGTCTCACCCAGGAGGCGTGGGGCGAACGCGTACACTTCTCAACATCGCACGTCGGCTCGATAGAACGCGGCGAGCGGCCTGCTCTGCCCGACTACCTCAGCGCGGTGGACAAAGGCTTCGGCACCGCATTCGTGAAATTCTATCGCGAATTCGTCGTCGGTGAGCGGGCCCCGGTCTGGTATCGACCATTCATCGACCACGAGGGCAAGGCAACCCTGATCCGGACGTTCCAACCGCTGGCCCTGCCGGGACTACTACAGACCGAGGCCTACGCGCGGGCCATCCTGTTGGCGTACGGCGTCCGAGGCGAAGCCCTCGATGTCGCGCTGGCCACCCGACTCGGTCGCCAGGAGATCCTCTACCGCCAGCCCGAGCCCTGCCAACTGGTCGCCGTCATCGACGAGAGCGTACTGCACCGCCGGGTCGGCGACCCGGCGATCATGCGCGAGCAGTTGACGGCGGTCGTCGCCGCCTGCGAGCACCCGAACATCCGGGTCCAGGTGGTGCCGGCCGACGCCGGGGCCTACCCGGGGCTGGACGGGCCGTTCGTCATCGCCACCGTCGACGGCCGATCCGTCGGCTACCTGGAGGGGTACCTACAGGGCCGAGTCGTCGAAAATCCGGACGACGCGGCCAGTCTTGAACGTACCTGGGAGAGTATCCGCGACTACGCTCTATCTGGCCCGCAGAGCCTGGATCTGATCATGAGGACGGCTGAGACATGGACTTGAGCACCGCGCCCCGGTGGCACAAGAGCACGCACAGCGACAGCACAAGCTGCGTGGAGGTCGCCGACAACCTGCCTGGGCGGGTGCTGGTCCGGGACACCAAGGACCGCGACGGCGGCACCCTGACCTTCGCACCGGCAGCCTGGTCGGCCTTCCTCGACCTGGCGACGACCGACCGGACGGACGCACGCTAGCCGCGCAGCCACCGGATCACAGTGATCAGTTGCTGTAAAACCGGCCGACACGCCGGTAGCTGACCGGCAGAACATCAACTGATCATGGCGGTCACCTCACTGAGCCCGCCCGGCGATCGGGACGGACGTCTCGGCGGCAAGAACGACATCGGCCGGGCCCAGTGGGGTGACCAGCAACCTCCGCTCGTCCGACGCTGCCACCGCACCCGCGACGATGAACGCCCCCTCGTGGACCCCGACGTGGACGGCCACGCCTCCCGTCGACCGCACCGAGACCGTACGAGCATCGGGCAGGGGAACTGTCCCGACGTACGCCTCGAACACCTCGGCGACGGTGAACTGATCACCCCTGCCACCCGCGCCGATGCTAGCCTCGTGCTGCCCGGCGACCAGGCTCTGCACGTACCAGCCGCCCGGTTTCACCCACAGCCGTAACGCGCGGTCGTCGCCGAGGTCGACGGTGTCAGCGAGGACGTGGCCGGCGGGCGGTCGCCACGGATCGATCAGCCCCGGCTCGTCGCGCGGTACCAAGCTGACGACCACCGCCAGCGCCACCGCGACCGCGGCAAGTCCGCCGACGGTACGGATGTTGCCCCGAATCACCGCGCGCTCCACCCACCGATTCTCCCAGCTGGCACCAGCCCGGTCCACAGTGCCGCAGTCGGCGCGTGGGCTCCGACTGGAGTACCGCAGCTACTTCGCTGTCTGCTCCGGAGATGCTGCGAGGGCTCCAGCCTCTGGACGCTTCCACACCTGTCGCGCGGCGAATCCCTCGCGCCGAAGCCAGTGCTCGGTATAGACGATGCGGTCCGGTTCGATCACCACAAGGGTGTCAGGTGGCGGGTCGTCAAGCGGTCGGCCCTGCTCGGCGTGCTCGTTCTCCCAGCGGAACGCCGCCCAGTAGTGGGATCGTTCGACGTGATCGGGAGTGAGCACTCGGGCCTTGCCGAACAGTTGTGCTCCGCGACTGCTGGCCAGCCCGACCAGCGGGGCGAAGATGCCCACGGAGACTCGCGGGTCGGCTGCGATGTTGCGCAGCTTCGGCGACTGGGGCGCGGCGGTGAACATGACCGCGAAGTCCAAGTGGTAGTAACGCACCGGCGTGGCCAGCGGCCCATCGCGCCCAGTGGTGGCCAGCACACACATGTTCTGCCCGGACAGCAGGTTGAGGATGCGCTCCTCCAGGCGATTCTGAGGCAGCCGGCGGGTCGATTTGGGCTCTGCGAGCCAGGGATTGGTCAGGGGCATGCGCACTCCACGGGCTGGCGGGCGGGTCAGTCGCGGCGTAGGCCACGGTCGAGGAAGTCGATCATCCAGGCGAAGCTCTCGTCGACATCCGCCGCCAGCTGAAAACCGTTCGACTGCTCGATTGTGGCGAAGCCGTGCAGCGCGCTGCGCAGCGTACGCAGGGCGTGTGTCTGCTCGGCCGGGTCGATCCGGTAGCCGCGTAGGGCCGCCGACAACGATTCCAGCACCCGAGTGCTGGACGCCTCGAACTCGGCGTCGAGCGCCGCACCCGTGGTCGCCGCGTACCGGCCCGGGTGGTTGCTCGCGTAAGAGCGGATCACCCGGGCGGCGGCGGTCAGCGCCTCACGGCCGGCGACGCCCTGCATGGCGTCGCGCAACGCGTCGCCCAGCTCGGTCGCCGCCAACGCGGCGATGCCCTGCTGCAGCTCGGCGAGGCCGTCGACATGCTTGTACAGCGAGGGGGTGCGCACCCCGAGCCGCTCGGCCACCAGCGCCATGGTCAACGAAGCGAACCCGCGCTCATCGGCGGCCGCTGCAGCGGTCGCGATCACCGTTGCCCGGTCCAGGCCGGCCCTAGGCACGAACGGCCGCTGCGATGAACGGGAGCATGAGCGCCATCAGCTGGTCGGGGAACTGGGTGTGCGGATAGTGTCCGGCTCCGTCGATCATCGCCACCGTACCCAGTCCGTCGGGGAGCGCGGCGGCGATCGCCTCGCCCTCCGCGCACGGGTCGACCCAGTCCGGGTCGAGCGTTCCTTCGACGATCAGCACCGGGCAGCGGACGTTGCCGAGTTGGGCACCGGCGTCGGCGGGGCTGGACTGGCCCATCTTCTGCAGCACCTTCATCCGACCGGGCTCGCGCAGGCGGGCTTCGGTCTGGGCCAGCTGCTCGGCCCAGTCTGCCGGCCGCTGCCCGGGGAAGGCGACGTCGAGGTAGCTGAGCCACTGCTTGACGCTGCCGAACATGCCGGCGCCCAGCAGCCGGCTCATGCCCTGCCGGTGCCGCTTGACCCGCAGGTCACCAAGGCCGATCGACTGTTTGCGGGTGAACGGTGCGAGCTCGACGACGGCGGTGATCGACTCGGGCGCGGTGGCTGCGGCGATCGTGGCCGCCCCACCGGAGATCGAGTGCCCGACCAGCACGGCCGGACCGCCCAGGTGCCGGATCAGCGCGACCAGGTCGCCGGCAATGTCGGTGCGGGAGTACGACGGCCAGTCGACGCTGGACTCGCCGGTGCCCCGCAGGTCGGTGGCGGCGACCCGGTAGCCGGCCGCGACCAGCTGCGGGACGACGAAACGGTACGCCGCGCGGCTCTCGCCCATGCCGGGTGCGAGGACCACGAGCGGGCCGTCGCCGGTCACTTCGTAGGCGATGCGCCCACCGTCGACGGCCAGGTACTCGGTCATCGGAACCCCCAGATTCAGCTAACGTTTGTAGCCGTAAAGATAACATCATTAGCCAATCTCGTCAACCAAAGGGCGGGGCGGCGACAGCCACCGGCGCAAGTTCGTCGGTCGACTCAGCGGGGTATGCGTCGGCCGATGATGTGTCAGATCGCGGCGAGGGCTTTGGTGATGTTCCACTCGGCCAGGCCCAGCATCCACTGGCGGTTCGGGAAGTCAGTGTCCGCGATCCGTAGCGGTCCCTCGATCAGCGACAGGACCTGGGCATAGCGGTAGAACTCCAGCCGGTGGGGGTCGAGGTCGACTGGACACAGCGCCGAGTACGCGTCGCCGAAGCGCATTTGCAGCCAGGCGTGCTCCCATTCCACGTCAAAGTACGTCAACCCCTCGATATCGACCATGGCGGGTTCGCCGGTGGGGGTGACGAGCACGTGATCCGGCCCGAGTTCGCCGTGTACCAGCCCGTATTCCTTGCGCGCGGTGACCGCGCAACGCAGGCGACGGACATGGTCGGCGATCCGTTCGTGTGCGTCGGCGAGCCGGGTATCGCGGGCGGCCGCTGCGTCGAGGTGTCCCAGCGCCCGGTCCGCGACGATGTCCTCGGTGCTGCGGGCCTGCGGTGCCTCACCGCGGGCGATGGCGGAGAGTTTGCCGTAGTGCGGGCCGAGTGTGGTGTGCATACGACGCAAGGCGTCGCCAAGTGCGGACAGTGGTGTCGCGGCTGCGGCCGGGTCTTGTTCCATGAGAGCTTCGAGGGTCACCGCACCGACGTCCTCGACCAGCGCAAGGTCGGCCTGGAGATAGCGGCTTTCGCGGTCGAGCATCAGCAGCCGTGGTGTTCGCGCGCCCACAGCCGTGAGGGCCGCGTGGTTGGCGGCGAACAGGTCGGCGCCCGACGCGTCGGTGAACGGATCGTCGGGGACGACCGGCGCCGGGGGCCAGTAGTTTTCGTCGGCCGCCCACAGATAGAGGATTACTGTCGTCTGGTCGTCGAGCCGGAGCCGGTAGACGCCCTTCTTGCTGCCGCCGGTCAGTCGGTCCAGGCCGACGAGCCTGCGGTCGGCACCCCACCGATCCGCAACCAGGTCGCGCAGGTCGTCAGGGCGCAGGAACATCCGTGTCATGATCGCCTCTTCTCAGGTCGCCCGGCGATGCTTCCCCACGTGGCGACACCGCACAATCGAGTTGTCACCAGTTCCCGACCTTCGGGTCGACGCACGGCCCGGCGTCTTCGATCCGACCGGCGGCCACTGACGGACAGGACAGTCGGCACAGCGTGATCAAAGACTGGGCGCAGCGTGACTTCTCGATTAGAATGGGTGTACTAATCCGGCTCCTGAACTGGGAAGGAACGCCGTGATCGCACCCCCTCCTGTCACCGCTTCGACCTCCACCGCAGCTCAGCCCAACCCCGCTCCGGTCCCCTACGCCACCCTGCTCGGTTTCACCCGGTATGTCGGGCAGTCCGGGCCGGCCAAGGCCACCTTCGTCGGCGGGCTACGCCGTCAGCGGGTCAGCCGCTCCGGCTTCAACCCGCACGGCCAGGTGGTGAAGGCGCTCAAGGCGGACATCCGGTTCCGGACCGGCGGCAGTCACCTCGCCGCCGTCGTCGGGCAGGTCACCCAGCGCTGGCAGCCGCTATACGCGACCCTGGTCCCCGGCGCCCAGCGGTACCTGGCCTCGTTGGGTGACCTGTCCCAGGTGGAGTTGGCGCAGACCCACGACGCGCTCGGCATGATCGGCAACCTGCCGGTCAAGGTCAACCCGCACTTCGGCCTGCGGTACGCCGACGGCCACGCCGAAGCCGTCCGGATCCACTTCGACGAGCAACCGCCCAGCCCAGAGGCGCTCACCGCGACCCTGCACCTGGTGGCCCGGCACATGGATCAGGTGCTGCCGCACGCCGAGCCGGTCCTGGTCGACCTGCGGCGCGGCACTGCCTTCCGCCGGCCGGACGTCACGTCCCGCCCCGACCAGGTGGAGCGCTGGCTGGCCGGCGAGGCCGCCGCCTTCACCGCCATCTGGTCCGCCTCCGCCTGATCCCAGCGGGTGCGCCGGGGGTACGCCGCCACACGCGGCGTATCCTCGGCGACCGGTGAACCTCTGGTCCGAGCTGCGCGCCGGCGCCGTCCTGTTCGAGGACGACGCCGCTCTGGTGCTGAACAAGCCTGCCGGCGTCTCGGTGATGGGCGAACGGCACGGCACCGACCTGGTCCGCCTCGCCGAGGAGGCCGGCGAGCCGGTGTTCCCGGTGCACCGCATCGACAAGAACACCTCCGGGGCGATCCTGTTCGCCAAGGAGCTGCGCCACCACGGCGACCTCACCCGGCAGTTCAACCGGCGTACGGTCGAGAAGGTCTATCTCGCCGTGATCACCGCCGACGCCGACGCCGCACCGCTTCCGCTGGTCGGCGTCATCGACCTGCCGCTGAGCGTAGGCCGCAAGAACCGGGTCCGGGTGGCCGGCAACCGTGCCGACATCGGCTACGACGCCGCCGGCCGGTGGTCACTCACCGCCGGGTCCGAATTCGGGCACGTCAA
This window harbors:
- a CDS encoding RICIN domain-containing protein codes for the protein MTPVDDSLASTGTGHRQTAGRWRTRSRLTALFTTMFVVASMLVVQGPAQADYVGTNYLRNWATGRCLETNQSGQVYTNPCTLPVGSNPNQSWTPRRVGHDGYDIVILTNVATDRCLLNVDIVVAHYGCENVNLPNFAWGVKADPWYQMVLENEAGNCLDSNHAGQAYLHACNWGGHQKWRFGY
- a CDS encoding helix-turn-helix domain-containing protein codes for the protein MSGSEYLVGELRRLREMIGLTQEAWGERVHFSTSHVGSIERGERPALPDYLSAVDKGFGTAFVKFYREFVVGERAPVWYRPFIDHEGKATLIRTFQPLALPGLLQTEAYARAILLAYGVRGEALDVALATRLGRQEILYRQPEPCQLVAVIDESVLHRRVGDPAIMREQLTAVVAACEHPNIRVQVVPADAGAYPGLDGPFVIATVDGRSVGYLEGYLQGRVVENPDDAASLERTWESIRDYALSGPQSLDLIMRTAETWT
- a CDS encoding DUF397 domain-containing protein, whose protein sequence is MDLSTAPRWHKSTHSDSTSCVEVADNLPGRVLVRDTKDRDGGTLTFAPAAWSAFLDLATTDRTDAR
- a CDS encoding pyridoxamine 5'-phosphate oxidase family protein, translated to MPLTNPWLAEPKSTRRLPQNRLEERILNLLSGQNMCVLATTGRDGPLATPVRYYHLDFAVMFTAAPQSPKLRNIAADPRVSVGIFAPLVGLASSRGAQLFGKARVLTPDHVERSHYWAAFRWENEHAEQGRPLDDPPPDTLVVIEPDRIVYTEHWLRREGFAARQVWKRPEAGALAASPEQTAK
- a CDS encoding TetR-like C-terminal domain-containing protein translates to MIATAAAAADERGFASLTMALVAERLGVRTPSLYKHVDGLAELQQGIAALAATELGDALRDAMQGVAGREALTAAARVIRSYASNHPGRYAATTGAALDAEFEASSTRVLESLSAALRGYRIDPAEQTHALRTLRSALHGFATIEQSNGFQLAADVDESFAWMIDFLDRGLRRD
- a CDS encoding alpha/beta fold hydrolase — protein: MTEYLAVDGGRIAYEVTGDGPLVVLAPGMGESRAAYRFVVPQLVAAGYRVAATDLRGTGESSVDWPSYSRTDIAGDLVALIRHLGGPAVLVGHSISGGAATIAAATAPESITAVVELAPFTRKQSIGLGDLRVKRHRQGMSRLLGAGMFGSVKQWLSYLDVAFPGQRPADWAEQLAQTEARLREPGRMKVLQKMGQSSPADAGAQLGNVRCPVLIVEGTLDPDWVDPCAEGEAIAAALPDGLGTVAMIDGAGHYPHTQFPDQLMALMLPFIAAAVRA
- a CDS encoding phosphotransferase family protein: MTRMFLRPDDLRDLVADRWGADRRLVGLDRLTGGSKKGVYRLRLDDQTTVILYLWAADENYWPPAPVVPDDPFTDASGADLFAANHAALTAVGARTPRLLMLDRESRYLQADLALVEDVGAVTLEALMEQDPAAAATPLSALGDALRRMHTTLGPHYGKLSAIARGEAPQARSTEDIVADRALGHLDAAAARDTRLADAHERIADHVRRLRCAVTARKEYGLVHGELGPDHVLVTPTGEPAMVDIEGLTYFDVEWEHAWLQMRFGDAYSALCPVDLDPHRLEFYRYAQVLSLIEGPLRIADTDFPNRQWMLGLAEWNITKALAAI
- a CDS encoding RluA family pseudouridine synthase, with amino-acid sequence MNLWSELRAGAVLFEDDAALVLNKPAGVSVMGERHGTDLVRLAEEAGEPVFPVHRIDKNTSGAILFAKELRHHGDLTRQFNRRTVEKVYLAVITADADAAPLPLVGVIDLPLSVGRKNRVRVAGNRADIGYDAAGRWSLTAGSEFGHVKTYPSQSRFTTVAAGPDAVTTDSGTGAADPAHRLLAVAPLTGRRHQIRVHLAWVGHPILGDPLFDRAVAANGLRTYLHAWRLGFDTADGKRVDVTATPDADFWQPLPGGAPAAAELDQAHQRLRPAG